The DNA window TTAGGATGAGCTACAAACTGTGGTCCTCGGTGCCTTTATCTTCCAGTTCACCCTGCACATGCCTTACATTGCCGGGAACCTGGTAGTTGATCCACAGACTGTGAGAATTGCCTTCTCTTCCCCCAGATGCATTTGGTATCAAATTCCTTCCTGAGAACTTTACACTTTTGTTGCACAAAGAATCATGTCAGAAAGGTGAAGGGACCCTGCACAGGAAGCCAGGAACAGGAGCACCTTGCTCCAGAGCAACAGACTCTCAGGACATCACCAAGGAGAATACAGCAAGCATTTGTTCAGCAGATGAACTGGAGGAAGAAGATATTTCCACCTCCTGCAACCCTCAGAAAGGTACAGAGCCAACACGTTTTTCATCCCATCAGTTCTCATTAACTGTGTGACCCTTGCCCAGTGCTCATAGGCTGTCGGGGTTTTTAAAGGCACCGGTAGGTGAAAATGTCAGGAAAGAGAAGGATTCCCCTCTTGAATGAGCTGAGCTTACTATTTATGGTGTTTGATGGCAGGAACACATTTCCCCTGCCTCTTCCTAGCAGATTTCTGATAAACACCACCTGAACTCCCAGCTACCCACATTATCATTTCCTCACAGATGAAGTCACATCAGAGAGGCCCTTTAGAAACACAGCTCTTATCAGGAAGTGACTTATGGTGCAAGGTAATGACAGGCTGTGCCCACACATTGTTTCCTTAAGGGTGAGGGAAGGAGCAGTGTGTCCCAATCTCTGAGGCTGGCTTTGCTGTGCGAGTCAAACCAAAGCTTCTACTTAGTAATTCCAGTATGCAACCACACATGAATGCTTAAGTGCAAGAGAAGCAAGTTGGAGCTGCAGATAAACCTCTGGCTGACTcagttttaagcaaaataaGGTAGGCTTAAATCCCAACCTTCTAGCTTTCTTAAATCCTGTGCAAAATAATGCTGAAAACTGGTGAGCTGTCAGCATTTCAGATTCCAGTTTGGCTTTTTGTTACTAGCAGAATATGGTAAAGTATGTGCTGGACTGCAgtgttgcttttgcttttattggttctttttctgagtttttcaaCAATTCAAAACATGTCACTTAAGGAAAATTGCACAGCTTTTCCTGCGTCGTTGTGACTTAAAATGCTGCCACATACATTGAAGATGAAAAAAGACCCAAATGTGGTTCTTATGTATCTAGGAGGACCACAGCAAATCCTAAGCATGAAGGGAAAAGAGCAAAACTCTTACTATTTCAGATCTAAAACCAAAATGTTGGAATAcccaaaatgaaagaaatcaagACATTTCCATTGAAAACCACTGTGAAGCACTGACAGTTCTACCAACGGGAAGAGACCTACTGTGGAAATGCAGAGTAATTCATATTTGCTTGTGTAAAGGCCTCATCAATCTGAACTGCATGTAGCCTTTGAAAACAGCAGAGGAGGACCCAGGTTTCTCTGGAGGTTTGGCAGGATGTGGGCAGTCAGGAATCACTTGGTCTCTTGTTTGGAgggaaggaatgaaaatgagctttttccaaggcaggagctgggctcTCACATTTTTCACTAACCTAAGATGGACCAGATGAGCTTCCgggctcccttccaactcagaagattctatgattctgtgattctaagaagACTTGTGGAAGGAATCAGACTTATTTGTTAGGCCAAGAGAGCAACCAAGAGGTTAAGCAGAGCTCTCAGTCTTTAGAGGAGAAGCACCTTTTTAATGTCTGGGAAGGAAAAGTGCTGATCTAGGTCAAGAAAAGGCTACTTCACAGTTTATCTGCACACTGATGGTACTAAATAAGCAAGagtacaaacacacacacaactcTCACATTTTCTTATTAAGccagaacatttctgaaaggaCTGTTGCATTGTTAGGGCTTGCACAGGAGCGAGGCTCAGGTGATGCTGGTGGACTAATCACAAACATTACCTCTTTATCCATCTGCCCAGCAAGACATTTTGCAAGTCCTCAGTATCTAGCCTATAAACAGAGTCAGTTCAAGATAAAACACCTGCATCAAAAAGCTGGAGACAAACAGGATagaatgtgtttgttttgttttggcttggTTGCATGGGAGGGGAGAGTCTGGGGCCTGATCCACTGGGGGATGTAGCTTCAGAGCAAGCACCTACTGCTTGGGCTGTGTCCAGCCCTCCATCTCAGCCTCCTTAAGCTTCATGGCTCTGCAGGGTTCAGTGCAGACTGGGCCAAGCAGCAAGGCATTGGCATGGGAACATTATTTTAAGGATTTCAAagcctgtttattttaattacgCTGTAGATAAcagcaatgaagaaaacagctcCGATCGGGTGCTTGAACCCAGTTTGTTACACAAGGATCAGCAGAGTCTATCAGATTGACCAACGTGGTTCTACTGCCTTTAGGGCCTTGCCAGCTacagaagaacatttttcacacagctgctgcctttggccCCAGttcatgttttaaagaaaaaaagaacaactcagaacacagcctgcagacagccaCTGAGATGCACTGAAGAGCACACTGACAGAAcatcagcagcacaggcagagccacaACCCTCCTTATACTCCCAGAGGCCGCATATGAATCCCATCACCCACCTTTAATGGAGCTATTTCAGAAGTACAGGATCTACTGCAGCTGGTTTGGGTGCAGCTGAGTTTTCCAGGTTGTAAAAAGCTCCATGAGGTGATTCAAAGAAATGCCAGACTTTACCCATTGTCTCCTTTGTGCCATTAGCCCTAAGCTTGTGCAGAGGAGACAGCATCAGGTGCTTGCTTGAAAAGATGAGGGCTGAATAAAGTGTAAGGCAGCTGATACATGTGCTGAGTCATGAAATAATTACATCTTAGCATGTTTCTGCAGGCttggagcaggaggagggatgATTCTTGTAATCAGCAAGTGGAGTGGCTGGGGAAAGCAGTGGTTGGGCTGTATGTGCATGCAAGATGCCTGATCCCTCCTGCACAGGCTGCAACTTGGCTGCAGATGCAGTGCTTTTCCTTGGCCATCATGTTAAAGCAGGTCAGGCCTGGGTGGGGAGACTGCTGCAGTagcacaaaaaacaaaatcagccCATTTCTGCAAGTGAAAAAACCAGCCCCTGTAATAACTCCACGAGGACATCAGCCATGCAACCATGTGAAACGATCTCCATTGTTGTCCACTGCTTACTGGGATGGCAAAACTGTGTGGTGTTGGAGCACCCCAGGGCCCACCTGGGATGGTTACCTAAGGGAACAAGCAGGTGGGTCATTGAGTCAGGGAATCAGAAACCCCAGGGACGTTTGGACTTGCATAGGGATAGCTGCCTGTGGAATAAAATCATTATCTGCAAGTCCTGTTGCTAGTTGAGTGCAAGGTAATGGGCAGCAAGCTTTGGGCAGGCATGGCTGAGAACTCTGTCTAGCAGGGTAAGTGCCTTGAATGCTGAGAGTTTAGTGCCAAAACATCACTTGGTGGAGATTCCTTGTGTTCCACTAGGACAGAGGCCAGCATGTAATTGCTCTGGAATACACTGCTGTGGGGAGGTGGCACTAGGCTGGTTTGTAGCTTCTTGCAGATGTTACTGAATAAGTAGCAAAACATTCCAGgggtgaaaagaaaaataggctCTTTAAAGGTGGAGTGTCACAGATTTGGAACTTTTAGCCAAGCTCAGTATCAGTGACTGATGGGTGAGAGCTCTCTCGGGGTTTCCCAGCTCTGTACCCTGACTCCCCTCTGCTCCATATCTCACCTCCTGGCCCCAGCTCTCTTAGGCAAACCAGGCACCACTGTTCGGAGGAGCTTCTGGAACCGTTTTGCCATGGAGCTGATGTCTTCCAGCAGcccccacagctgctccagccTGCAAATGCAAAGTAAACAGGTTGAAGGTCTGGTAACTGCAGCAAAAGGGGGAGAGTGTTAACAGCAGATGTACACTGTAATGCTCCTTTCCAGATTCAAGCAATCCTGTGCTAGTTTCACTTGCTCTCTAAGAGCTTGTCTTCAGGTCTGCAATGGAAGAGGCTGCTGCTAAGCTTATCTTGCAAAGGCAGTAGGTGTGCATCACCTTTTCCTGGCTCACAGTACAACAGGGACTCACAGCAACCTGCTCTGCCCCAGAGGCTGCTCTGGGTGTTTCCCATGAAGCTGCTGCCTGAAggatgctgcagcctgctgcaccCCCCAGTGCTGCCTGTGGGATGCCAACCTGCCCATTGCCAACCTCACACTGCATCCCTTCAGCCTctcacagaaagcacaaatgGATTATGCATCACTCTCAGCTTTGGTGCCTTTATCAAGATGTCCTTACCCCTTCCAGACGAACGCCGGCAGCTTGTATGGCTGCAGGAGGACCTTTGACAGCGGATCCTGCAGTTTAAACACCTGCTGCTTCTTCCACCGAGCCAGGTCTGCTCCCAAGAGGACAACACAAGAGTAAATAGAGACCCGTCATTAGAAATAACCCAATAAATGCAACACTTCTTCCTgtccagctgctcctgctgtagCCCTCGGTAGCTTCAGCCACCCTAAAACCCACAGTGAGTGCCCCAAGTCCTCTACCTGGGAGGAAGCGCGGTGCCAGGTACTGTGGGACACGCTTGCCCAGACTGTTCAGCATCCTGTTGGGCTGTGGGAAGTCGTTCTTCCCACACATGCTGGCAAAGCGGAAATTGCCGTCGAAGTAGTTCACACCGAAGGCATCTGTGAGATAACAGCGAGGTTGGCCACACGTTGGGTCGTGTTTTTAGGCTGCTCTTTGGGTCTTGGGGTAACACTTACTGTTCCTGCACAGGAAAAGGGCAGTGTCCTGGTACCCTTGGGAAAAAATGTCGTTCAGGACCTGCAAAATGAAACACCAGAGGTCACCGCAGAGCTCTCCATGCAAGGGAGAGGCAGATCTGCCCCAGGCTGTTTGGATGTGTGGGTTGGGATGGATGGCCTGGGAGCACCGTCAACATCTGATGGTTTCCAGCTACAGAGGCATTGATCCCTTGTGGGTATTCAGGGCAGGGTGAGTTCTGTCCCAGATCGGCCACCCATCAGCACTGCCCACCAAAAAATCAGAGTGGGGGCAGCCCCGGAGTCTGAGCCTCCCCTTAGAACCTGGTGGATTAATGGTGGAGGTCAATATGAGCCCTGGGGAAGGCAGATCCAGCCCTAGTTTAGAATGGACtaaaatagaatcattaaggctggaaaaggcctctaagatccccaagtccaacctcaccccaccatgcccactgagcatttccctcagtgccacgtcgCTTTTGAGCCCTTCCAGAGATGGTGACCCgctcacctccctgggcagctcatgCCAATATATTatcaaagcaaaaggaagaggGACTGGCTGGCTTACCATGGTGCTGGGTGGAAACAGAGCATAGCTAATCCTGCACAGGTTTTCCACTGAAATCTGAATGCTGCCATTGAAGATCTGGAAGCAGTAGAAGATGGCAGGGCAGTCCCGTGGGCAGATGTCGAGCTCTCCCGTGAATGGGGACACAGTGATCACAGCTTCCTCCAGGCTGGAGACGGGCTGCAGGCCCGTGAATCCCCCATCAACGTAACGCTGAGAGGGAAGTGCAGACAAAATTGGGTTTATGCATGGGCAGCATCAGCAGGAGGTGAGCAAGAAGGTTGTGACAGCCCCACATGGCCGTGCTTCCCACCCCTCGCCTTTCTCCCAGT is part of the Lagopus muta isolate bLagMut1 chromosome 24, bLagMut1 primary, whole genome shotgun sequence genome and encodes:
- the PNPLA1 gene encoding omega-hydroxyceramide transacylase, giving the protein MAAEELRAPGTPFSLSFSGSGFLALYQVGVVQSLLELAPELLKSACKVYGSSAGSLIAAAVVCGISLDDLKEVFYANAREARKTLLGPLSPKCSLLANLRAVLQRRLPEDSYQVASGRLHISLTRVVDGQNVMVSEFSSNEELIQALLCSCFLPIYCGFIPPSYRGVRYVDGGFTGLQPVSSLEEAVITVSPFTGELDICPRDCPAIFYCFQIFNGSIQISVENLCRISYALFPPSTMVLNDIFSQGYQDTALFLCRNNAFGVNYFDGNFRFASMCGKNDFPQPNRMLNSLGKRVPQYLAPRFLPDLARWKKQQVFKLQDPLSKVLLQPYKLPAFVWKGLEQLWGLLEDISSMAKRFQKLLRTVVPGLPKRAGARR